The DNA segment GGGATATTTACgcttattaaattttattaaatatttaacagACTACCACGTTGTGGCCAAGGGTTATGGCGGAGATGGTGTTCTATTAGGCCGGGGTGATGATATCCAAACTATATTCGAAAAAGCAAAGAGTATGTCACGTGAACAACAAATTCcgatattggttaactgtttgaTTGGAAAAACATCTTTCCGTGATGGTTCAATTTCTGTGTAAAGGGAAGCTAATGAGTAATATGCAACAATAGATGTTGACCTACATAATATTATATTCCTGAAGCTGCTACCTTGTGGATTAATCATCGAATAATGAGTGTTTATTTACTGATGACctttattgatttttattgattttgtaatttgtgtGTATCTTTGTAGTGCTTTTTGTGATCAATGCAAGTGTCAATAATGTGTGATTTGATTGAATGAGTAGATGTTTTAGAAAATCCCAACCAAAGCATTGAGTTTTACCGAGAATGTTATTCCAAATGGAAGTTTTTGCTATCTGAACTTTTGAATGCAACTAATTTGGTGAATATGTTGCTCTCTTGGGTATTGTTAAGGTATCACTGTCATTCTAAGGTTCACTGAAATGAAAATATCTTAATGCGTTTGTTGGATATTACTGTCACATGTgaaacttaaaatgtttaacttCACTGAATTTACATATTCGGAGAGGTTTGTCTTCTATAATAAATATGACATAAGGTTTAACCCATTGCTTTGGAATAAACAGCAAGAGTTGTATGATCATTCACTTTAGTGCTGTTCTGTGAATTTTTAAGTATGCAAATAGACCAGAATGTAAAGAAACACTGATTGATCTCTAGTTACCAGCAGACAACTGAAACGAATAACTCGcttatataaaaacaaatttaactgatttgaaaagtttaaacaaGAGATGAAAAAAGGATTGCATCTGTTACTAAATCCATTACATATCTATCAGTCTTTCAAGAAAACGATTTAACAGTGAGAAAATACAGTAATATAACTGATATGTCAAATCTTGAGCTTATCAAGAAAATCTCATAAAAAATGCAAGCGTTCATTTCACATCAGTAAAACTATGAGGTAACAATGCTAAAACTCAGACCATTCTTGTTTTGTCTGCAATAGCACTCAGCAGTCCAATAACGTTTAAAGAAACCTCTAATCACAGTAGTTTAATTCTTGGGCGATATTCAAGCAATATAGGTGGTTTCTTTGTTCGCCACCTAGTGGCTATTATAAACATTAACGTATGGTCTTTTCCCAGAATTTCATTGTTGCACAGTATATCCAACTGTCAATGTAACAAGTGTaatgaaaaaaacattgtGAAACTAAATTATATaccttaaataaaacatttattgcataaaatttttaacatcgtTATGATTGCAACTAAACCTATctgaaaaaaatgtaacaaaaatacCTCTCCGTGATGATGGACACCCATACCAAGATGTTTggcaataaacttttttaatatttttattgttacgTGAACTGAACACTGAAGATAAGGACGTTTCAAGTGCTTCATCCCAGAATTGGCACTTCGTAGATAAATATCAATTTGCTCATCATATCTGTagaaaatgataaataattattattaaaactgaTAGGGTAAAAGggtaaaatgttaagctaGTCATAATCTACTTGTGATAATTTTGCGATGTCCCATTTTCTTTCGATGGTGATGCAGCATTTTTCAGTTTTCTCGCATCTAGCTCAACTGGAAGTGGCAGATTGTTCTCTCTGCAAAACTTCAACCTTCTTTTATATTC comes from the Clavelina lepadiformis chromosome 5, kaClaLepa1.1, whole genome shotgun sequence genome and includes:
- the LOC143460160 gene encoding polycomb group RING finger protein 3-like, with protein sequence MELRRNHSIPLRKLNEHITCFICRGYLVDATTITECIHTFCRSCLVKHIEDDSTRCPKCNTVIHHSYPLQYIAHDRTMQDIVDKLVPTLKEREYKRRLKFCRENNLPLPVELDARKLKNAASPSKENGTSQNYHKYDEQIDIYLRSANSGMKHLKRPYLQCSVHVTIKILKKFIAKHLGMGVHHHGELDILCNNEILGKDHTLMFIIATRWRTKKPPILLEYRPRIKLL